From Nocardioides daedukensis, the proteins below share one genomic window:
- a CDS encoding ParA family protein, which yields MVSRETSTNDTGYVVRTAADLAERSQSFQDDTTPLARAVEHSVRARSQALRTDGMQRPDRTRVMVVANQKGGVGKTTTTVNLAAALGQLGQRVLVIDLDPQGNASTALAVDHHRGVPSTYDMLVDGSTLAEVATESEELANLWVVPATIDLAGAEIELVSVVARESRLHKAIHGHPLVGSLADVGEDRFDYVLIDCPPSLGLLTLNALVAGEEMLIPIQAEYYALEGLGQLLETVDMVKQHLNSRLTVSTILITMYDARTRLAAGVADEVREHFGDTVLKTSIPRSVRVSEAPSYGQTVITYDPVSPGALSYLEAAREIATRGIKA from the coding sequence GTGGTTTCACGTGAAACGTCGACGAACGACACGGGGTACGTCGTACGAACGGCGGCTGATCTGGCCGAACGGAGTCAGAGTTTCCAGGACGACACCACCCCGCTCGCTCGCGCGGTGGAGCACTCGGTGCGTGCCCGGAGCCAGGCCTTGCGCACGGACGGGATGCAGCGCCCGGATCGCACCCGGGTGATGGTCGTGGCCAACCAGAAGGGCGGGGTCGGCAAGACCACCACCACGGTCAACCTGGCCGCCGCTCTGGGCCAGCTCGGGCAACGAGTCCTGGTCATCGACCTCGACCCCCAGGGCAACGCGTCCACCGCTCTCGCCGTCGACCATCACCGCGGGGTGCCCTCGACCTACGACATGCTCGTCGATGGCTCGACGCTGGCCGAGGTCGCCACCGAGAGCGAGGAACTGGCGAACCTGTGGGTGGTTCCCGCCACGATCGACCTGGCCGGCGCCGAGATCGAGCTCGTCTCCGTGGTTGCCCGCGAAAGCCGCCTGCACAAGGCTATCCACGGTCACCCACTGGTCGGAAGCCTCGCTGACGTCGGTGAGGATCGATTCGACTACGTGCTCATCGACTGCCCCCCGAGCCTCGGACTGCTCACCCTGAACGCTCTGGTGGCCGGCGAGGAGATGCTGATCCCGATCCAGGCGGAGTACTACGCGCTGGAGGGCCTCGGCCAGCTCCTCGAGACCGTCGACATGGTCAAGCAGCACCTGAACAGCCGGCTCACCGTCTCCACCATCCTGATCACGATGTACGACGCTCGCACCCGGCTCGCTGCCGGTGTCGCGGACGAGGTTCGCGAGCACTTCGGTGACACGGTCCTGAAGACGTCCATCCCGCGTTCTGTGCGTGTTTCCGAGGCCCCCTCCTACGGGCAGACGGTAATCACCTACGATCCCGTCTCACCGGGTGCGCTCAGCTATTTGGAGGCTGCACGCGAGATCGCCACGAGGGGAATCAAGGCATGA
- the rsmG gene encoding 16S rRNA (guanine(527)-N(7))-methyltransferase RsmG produces MVSRETPPALPATPESARGVFPSARLPLIEAYAASLATDGVVRGLIGPREVPRLWERHLLNCAVLGEAIDEGVSVCDIGSGAGLPGLVLAIARPDLQITLVEPLLRRTTYLSEVVEEFELDNVEVVRGRADALHGERWFDTVTSRAVAPLGRLLGWSMPLVRPEGALVAMKGSSVADEITEAAGVLRTLKCAAPEMLDLGVGIVDPHTYAVRVAWADPAQVVLGARDRSSSSKRGTGRKAKPRRRS; encoded by the coding sequence ATGGTTTCACGTGAAACACCCCCTGCGCTGCCGGCGACGCCGGAGTCTGCGCGGGGGGTGTTTCCGTCTGCACGACTCCCCCTGATCGAGGCCTACGCTGCCTCGTTGGCCACCGACGGTGTGGTCCGCGGACTGATCGGCCCTCGTGAGGTGCCTCGACTGTGGGAACGCCACCTGCTCAACTGCGCGGTCCTGGGTGAGGCGATCGACGAGGGTGTCAGCGTCTGTGACATCGGAAGCGGTGCCGGCCTGCCCGGCCTGGTCCTCGCCATCGCGCGCCCCGACCTCCAGATCACCCTGGTCGAGCCGTTATTGCGACGGACCACCTATCTCTCCGAGGTAGTGGAGGAGTTCGAGCTCGACAATGTCGAGGTCGTCCGCGGACGGGCCGATGCTCTCCACGGCGAGCGCTGGTTCGACACGGTGACCTCGCGAGCGGTCGCTCCCCTGGGTCGCCTGCTCGGTTGGTCGATGCCATTGGTCCGACCCGAAGGCGCCTTGGTCGCGATGAAGGGCAGCTCGGTGGCGGATGAGATCACCGAGGCCGCCGGGGTGCTGCGCACGTTGAAGTGTGCCGCTCCGGAGATGCTGGACCTCGGAGTCGGCATCGTTGATCCACACACTTATGCGGTCCGGGTGGCATGGGCCGACCCGGCACAGGTAGTTTTGGGCGCTCGGGATCGTTCATCATCCTCGAAGCGTGGAACGGGTCGCAAGGCCAAGCCCCGACGCCGTTCCTGA
- a CDS encoding protein jag, with protein MDETAPVSIENESRPSRVERLENEGDIAADYLEELLDIADLDGDLDMDVEGDRAAVSIVGADLSQLVGPKGEVLDALQELTRLAVYRETGERSRMMLDIGGYRADQKTSLVKLAEETVARVKETGEPVRLDPMSPFERKVVHDAVAAGGCQSESEGAEPRRFVVVLPG; from the coding sequence ATCGACGAGACCGCGCCCGTTTCCATCGAGAACGAGTCGCGTCCGTCGCGGGTCGAGCGCCTGGAGAACGAGGGCGACATCGCTGCCGACTATCTCGAGGAGCTCCTCGACATCGCCGACCTCGATGGCGACCTGGACATGGACGTCGAGGGTGACCGCGCCGCGGTCTCCATCGTCGGTGCCGACCTCTCCCAGCTGGTCGGCCCCAAGGGTGAGGTGCTCGACGCTCTGCAGGAGCTGACCCGCCTCGCCGTCTACCGCGAGACCGGCGAGCGCTCGCGGATGATGCTCGACATCGGTGGTTACCGCGCGGACCAGAAGACCTCCTTGGTCAAGCTGGCCGAGGAGACGGTGGCCAGGGTCAAGGAGACCGGCGAGCCGGTCCGCCTCGACCCGATGTCGCCTTTCGAGCGCAAGGTGGTCCACGACGCAGTCGCCGCCGGTGGCTGCCAGTCGGAGTCGGAAGGCGCCGAGCCGCGTCGCTTCGTCGTCGTACTCCCGGGCTGA
- the yidC gene encoding membrane protein insertase YidC, translated as MVPLYYAISVVLVGFHKLFSTFMDPASGATWALSIVGLTVVIRALLIPLFVKQIKSSRNMQLLQPKVKELQKKYGHDRERLAQETMALYKESGTNPFASCLPILLQMPIFLALFRLLDQAAKKGKAHGILDETMARQFGDSQLFGVDLAGTFLGADGDRGIQMMALFFVVCMLVTTFFTQRQLMTKNMPASALTGQYAQQQKMLLYVLPVVFAVGGIAFPIGVLIYWTVSNLWTMGQQFYVIRNNPVPGTPAAKAKEDREKAKALRKGGVSEADLAAEEAAAQAEEIKPIPRVQPKKQPRSQRSGGTKKNPPKKRS; from the coding sequence ATGGTGCCGCTGTACTACGCGATCTCCGTCGTGCTGGTCGGCTTCCACAAGCTCTTCAGCACGTTCATGGACCCGGCCTCCGGTGCCACCTGGGCGCTGTCGATCGTAGGACTCACGGTGGTCATCCGTGCGCTGCTGATCCCGCTGTTCGTGAAGCAGATCAAGTCCTCGCGCAACATGCAGCTCCTGCAGCCCAAGGTGAAGGAACTGCAGAAGAAGTACGGCCACGACCGTGAGCGCCTCGCTCAGGAGACGATGGCTCTCTACAAGGAGTCGGGCACCAACCCGTTCGCCTCCTGTCTGCCGATCCTGCTGCAGATGCCGATCTTCCTGGCCCTCTTCCGCCTGCTCGACCAGGCGGCGAAGAAGGGCAAGGCCCACGGCATCCTCGACGAGACCATGGCTCGCCAGTTCGGTGACTCCCAGCTCTTCGGTGTCGACCTCGCGGGCACGTTCCTGGGTGCCGACGGTGACCGTGGCATCCAGATGATGGCGCTGTTCTTCGTGGTCTGCATGCTCGTCACGACGTTCTTCACCCAGCGTCAGCTGATGACCAAGAACATGCCGGCCTCGGCCCTCACCGGGCAGTACGCCCAGCAGCAGAAGATGCTGCTCTATGTCCTCCCGGTCGTCTTCGCCGTCGGTGGTATCGCCTTCCCGATCGGCGTCCTCATCTACTGGACCGTCTCCAACCTGTGGACCATGGGCCAGCAGTTCTACGTCATCCGCAACAACCCCGTTCCGGGCACTCCTGCCGCCAAGGCCAAGGAAGACCGCGAGAAGGCCAAGGCCCTGCGCAAGGGCGGCGTCTCCGAGGCTGACCTGGCTGCGGAAGAAGCAGCGGCGCAGGCCGAGGAGATCAAGCCGATCCCGCGCGTCCAGCCGAAGAAGCAGCCCCGTAGCCAACGCTCCGGCGGAACCAAGAAGAACCCGCCGAAGAAGCGTTCCTGA
- the yidD gene encoding membrane protein insertion efficiency factor YidD, whose translation MKYVLIALLKAYRAVISPLYGQVCRYYPSCSAYALEAVTVHGSIKGSWLAVRRLARCHPWAAGGVDKVPPKVQHENKPSPAVPAPSQGA comes from the coding sequence GTGAAATATGTCTTGATCGCCCTGCTCAAGGCCTATCGGGCCGTGATCAGCCCGCTCTACGGTCAGGTCTGCCGCTACTACCCCAGCTGTTCGGCCTACGCGCTCGAGGCAGTCACCGTCCACGGCAGCATCAAGGGCTCGTGGCTGGCTGTTCGTCGTCTGGCACGCTGTCACCCATGGGCCGCCGGCGGCGTGGACAAGGTCCCACCCAAGGTTCAGCACGAGAACAAGCCCAGTCCTGCAGTTCCAGCCCCTTCCCAAGGAGCCTGA
- the rnpA gene encoding ribonuclease P protein component: MLPREHRLTSGPDFRSASRKGRRGGSRTLVAHLWAPEGVEHPVRVGFVVSKAVGNAVTRNRVKRRLRHLVRERLELLPASGVLVVRATPASGGASGPQLAADLDQCLSKVLPNRLSSPAGAGALR; this comes from the coding sequence GTGCTGCCACGGGAGCACCGCCTCACCAGCGGCCCTGACTTCCGCTCGGCCTCCCGCAAGGGCCGCCGTGGCGGATCCCGAACCCTCGTCGCTCACCTGTGGGCGCCGGAGGGGGTCGAGCATCCCGTTCGAGTCGGATTCGTGGTGAGCAAGGCAGTCGGCAACGCGGTCACGCGCAACAGGGTGAAGCGGCGTCTTCGTCACCTGGTCCGGGAACGGCTTGAGCTGCTCCCGGCCAGTGGTGTGCTCGTGGTCCGGGCGACTCCGGCTTCCGGTGGCGCCTCGGGGCCCCAGCTGGCTGCTGATCTGGACCAGTGCCTGTCCAAGGTCCTCCCCAACCGCCTGTCCAGCCCTGCGGGCGCCGGAGCACTCCGGTGA
- the rpmH gene encoding 50S ribosomal protein L34, which yields MSKRTYQPNNRRRHKVHGFRLRMRTRAGRAILNGRRRKGRSKLAV from the coding sequence GTGAGCAAGCGTACCTACCAGCCGAACAACCGCCGCCGTCACAAGGTGCACGGTTTCCGCCTGCGCATGCGCACCCGCGCCGGCCGCGCCATTCTCAACGGCCGTCGCCGCAAGGGTCGCAGCAAGCTCGCTGTCTGA
- the dnaA gene encoding chromosomal replication initiator protein DnaA encodes MEQVQDNEDASKNTPTLEHVWRALIEDLPPNQNAWLRSSEPVTLHEQTAIIAVPNEFTRLQLEGRLRTRLEDSLTEALGHRVRIAVTVDTQLDDGVSDMPVPDRISQDRIDRDQLGRDDARDPARDGALDHARPDLSGEGTVHSADFGRSSNESSSGHVDMSTNHHRSNEQPSALETRLNPKYTFETFVIGSSNRFPHAAAVAVAEAPGKAYNPLLVYGDSGLGKTHLLHAIGHYVRSLYRGAKVRYVSSEEFTNEFINAIKDKRPETFQRRYREVDVLLIDDIQFLEGKTQTQEEFFHTFNALHNANKQIVLTSDRAPKRLEALEDRLRSRFEWGLITDVQPPDLETRIAILRKKAAMERMTAPPEVLEFIASKIQTNIRELEGALIRVTAFASLNRQEVDLTLAEIVLKDLIPEGGEPEITAASIIAQTAAYFGVSIEDLTGPSRGRHLVNGRQIAMYLCRELTDLSLPKIGAQFGNRDHTTVMYADRKMKQLLAERRSVFNQVTELTNRIKMQARQG; translated from the coding sequence GTGGAACAGGTGCAGGACAACGAGGACGCGTCGAAGAACACGCCGACCCTGGAGCACGTGTGGCGCGCCCTGATCGAGGATCTGCCTCCGAACCAGAACGCCTGGCTGCGCTCGAGTGAGCCGGTGACCCTGCACGAGCAGACCGCGATCATCGCGGTGCCGAACGAGTTCACCCGCCTGCAGCTGGAGGGCCGGCTGCGGACCCGGCTCGAGGACTCGCTCACCGAGGCCCTGGGCCACCGGGTGCGCATCGCGGTCACCGTGGACACCCAGCTCGACGACGGCGTCTCCGACATGCCCGTCCCGGACCGGATCTCACAGGACCGGATCGACCGGGACCAGCTGGGCCGTGACGATGCCCGCGACCCGGCCCGCGACGGTGCTCTCGACCATGCCCGCCCCGACCTCTCCGGCGAGGGCACGGTGCACAGCGCAGACTTCGGACGATCAAGCAATGAATCGTCAAGTGGTCATGTCGACATGTCGACAAATCACCACCGCTCCAACGAACAGCCGTCCGCCCTGGAGACCAGGCTCAATCCGAAGTACACCTTCGAGACCTTCGTCATCGGCTCCTCCAACCGTTTCCCGCACGCGGCCGCCGTCGCCGTGGCCGAGGCGCCGGGCAAGGCCTACAACCCGCTGCTGGTCTATGGAGACTCCGGGCTGGGCAAGACCCACCTGCTGCACGCGATCGGCCACTACGTGCGCTCGCTCTACCGCGGGGCGAAGGTCCGCTACGTCTCCAGCGAAGAGTTCACCAACGAGTTCATCAACGCGATCAAGGACAAGCGGCCCGAGACGTTCCAGCGCCGCTATCGCGAGGTCGACGTACTGCTGATCGACGACATCCAGTTCCTCGAGGGCAAGACGCAGACGCAGGAGGAGTTCTTCCACACCTTCAACGCGCTGCACAACGCCAACAAGCAGATCGTGCTCACCTCCGACCGCGCCCCCAAGCGACTCGAAGCTCTCGAGGACCGGCTGCGCAGCCGATTCGAGTGGGGCCTGATCACCGACGTCCAGCCGCCCGACCTCGAGACCCGGATCGCGATCCTGCGTAAGAAGGCCGCGATGGAGCGGATGACCGCTCCGCCCGAGGTGCTCGAGTTCATCGCCTCGAAGATCCAGACCAACATCCGTGAACTCGAGGGCGCCCTGATCCGCGTCACCGCGTTCGCGAGCCTGAACCGTCAGGAGGTCGACCTGACCCTGGCCGAGATCGTGCTCAAGGACCTGATCCCCGAGGGCGGCGAGCCGGAGATCACCGCGGCCTCGATCATCGCCCAGACCGCCGCCTACTTCGGCGTCAGCATCGAGGACCTGACCGGGCCGAGCCGCGGGCGTCACCTGGTCAACGGTCGACAGATCGCGATGTACCTGTGCCGCGAGCTCACCGACCTCTCGCTTCCGAAGATCGGCGCCCAGTTCGGCAACCGCGACCACACCACCGTGATGTACGCCGACCGCAAGATGAAGCAGCTGCTCGCCGAGCGCCGATCGGTCTTCAACCAGGTCACCGAGCTGACGAACCGGATCAAGATGCAGGCTCGCCAGGGCTGA
- the dnaN gene encoding DNA polymerase III subunit beta — translation MKFLVERNALADAVAWAARSLPVRPSVPVLAGLLIEASHEGLVLSTFDYETSARATLKADVAEEGTALVSGRLLADICRSLPNKPVEMTIDGNRVSLTCGSARFSLQVMPVEDYPSLPDMPSATGTVPSTAFAHAVSQAVTAAGRDDMLPVLTGVRIEIDGSVISLLATDRFRLSLRELEWSPRTPDESVAALVPAKVLADTAKSLTSGGEVTIALSASGSGDGIIGFEGVGEGGVRRTTTRLLDGEFPKVRSLFPSEHQTTATVDREELVEAVKRVALVAERNTAVQLAFSEGVLTLDAGSGDEAQASESIEAAIDGEDLTTGFNPQFLLDGLGALDSKTVELAFTQASKPVVMSSVAEDGTSGDFRYLLMPRRLLS, via the coding sequence GTGAAGTTCCTCGTCGAGCGCAACGCTCTCGCCGACGCCGTTGCCTGGGCCGCGCGCAGTCTGCCGGTCCGACCCAGCGTCCCGGTTCTTGCCGGCCTGTTGATCGAGGCCAGCCATGAGGGCCTCGTGCTCTCCACCTTCGACTACGAGACCTCGGCCCGCGCGACCCTCAAGGCCGACGTGGCCGAAGAGGGCACCGCACTGGTCAGCGGTCGGTTGCTGGCAGACATCTGCCGGAGCCTGCCGAACAAGCCGGTCGAGATGACCATCGACGGCAACCGGGTGTCGCTGACCTGTGGCTCTGCCCGGTTCAGCCTCCAGGTGATGCCGGTCGAGGACTACCCCTCGCTGCCCGACATGCCCAGCGCCACCGGCACCGTGCCGAGCACCGCCTTCGCCCACGCGGTGTCCCAGGCGGTCACCGCGGCCGGTCGCGACGACATGCTCCCGGTGCTGACCGGTGTCCGTATCGAGATCGATGGCTCGGTGATCAGCCTGCTGGCCACCGACCGCTTCCGGCTCTCGCTCCGCGAGCTCGAGTGGTCCCCCAGGACTCCCGACGAGTCGGTCGCCGCACTCGTTCCGGCCAAGGTCCTCGCAGACACCGCCAAGTCGCTCACCTCGGGTGGCGAGGTCACCATCGCGCTGTCGGCCAGCGGTTCCGGCGACGGCATCATCGGCTTCGAGGGCGTCGGAGAGGGCGGCGTACGCCGAACCACCACCCGACTCCTGGACGGCGAGTTCCCCAAGGTCCGCAGCCTGTTCCCCAGCGAGCACCAGACCACCGCGACGGTGGACCGCGAAGAGCTGGTCGAGGCAGTCAAGCGCGTTGCCCTGGTCGCCGAGCGCAACACCGCCGTACAGCTCGCCTTCAGCGAAGGCGTGCTCACCCTGGACGCCGGTTCGGGTGACGAGGCGCAGGCCAGCGAGTCGATCGAGGCCGCCATCGACGGTGAGGACCTGACCACGGGCTTCAACCCGCAGTTCCTCCTCGACGGCCTCGGGGCACTGGACAGCAAGACGGTCGAGCTCGCCTTCACCCAGGCCTCCAAGCCCGTGGTGATGAGCAGCGTGGCCGAGGACGGCACCAGCGGCGACTTCCGCTACCTGTTGATGCCGCGCCGCCTGCTGTCCTGA
- the gnd gene encoding phosphogluconate dehydrogenase (NAD(+)-dependent, decarboxylating), which translates to MDIGLIGLGKMGGNMRERLRRAGHAVVGYDRNPDVSDVASLEELVEKLPSPKVVWVMVPAGDPTRETVEALSDLLGAGDVVVDGGNSRWTDDLIHAELLEKKQIGYVDCGVSGGVWGLENGYALMYGGSAEDVAKVQPAFVALKPEATDLGDFGAVHAGKVGAGHFSKMVHNGIEYAIMQSYAEGWELLEKVDLVDNVTEVFRSWREGTVIRSWLLDLLVAALDETPNLEGIAGYADDSGEGRWTVEAGIENAVATPAITAALFARFVSRQDDSPAMKAVAAMRNQFGGHAMKTEPPAGGDVAPD; encoded by the coding sequence ATGGACATCGGACTCATCGGCCTGGGCAAGATGGGCGGCAACATGCGCGAGCGCCTGCGCCGCGCCGGGCACGCCGTGGTCGGCTACGACCGCAACCCCGACGTCAGCGACGTCGCCTCGCTCGAAGAGCTGGTCGAGAAGCTGCCCAGCCCCAAGGTCGTGTGGGTGATGGTGCCGGCCGGTGACCCGACCCGCGAGACCGTCGAGGCACTCAGCGACCTGCTCGGCGCCGGGGACGTGGTCGTCGACGGCGGCAACTCGCGCTGGACCGATGACCTGATCCACGCCGAGCTGCTGGAGAAGAAGCAGATCGGCTATGTCGACTGCGGTGTCTCCGGCGGCGTGTGGGGCCTGGAGAACGGCTATGCGCTGATGTACGGCGGCTCGGCCGAGGACGTCGCGAAGGTCCAGCCGGCTTTCGTCGCGCTCAAGCCCGAGGCCACCGACCTGGGCGACTTCGGTGCGGTGCACGCCGGGAAGGTCGGCGCCGGCCACTTCTCCAAGATGGTCCACAACGGCATCGAGTACGCGATCATGCAGTCCTACGCCGAGGGCTGGGAGCTGCTGGAGAAGGTCGACCTGGTCGACAACGTGACCGAGGTCTTCCGCTCCTGGCGCGAAGGCACCGTGATCCGCTCGTGGCTGCTCGACCTCCTGGTCGCCGCGCTGGACGAGACCCCGAACCTGGAGGGCATCGCCGGTTATGCCGACGACTCCGGTGAGGGTCGTTGGACGGTCGAGGCCGGCATCGAGAACGCGGTCGCGACCCCGGCGATCACCGCCGCGCTCTTCGCCCGCTTCGTCTCCCGCCAGGACGACTCCCCCGCGATGAAGGCCGTTGCCGCGATGCGCAACCAGTTCGGCGGCCACGCGATGAAGACCGAGCCGCCTGCCGGCGGGGACGTCGCGCCGGACTGA
- the recF gene encoding DNA replication/repair protein RecF (All proteins in this family for which functions are known are DNA-binding proteins that assist the filamentation of RecA onto DNA for the initiation of recombination or recombinational repair.), whose product MHVSHLSLHDFRSYAAVDVALQPGVCAFIGRNGQGKTNLVEAIDYLSRLASHRVASDAPMIRAGRDQAVVRAAVVRDGRTAILEVEMNAGKANRARINRSPLPRAREIIGLIRTVVFSPEDLTLVKGDPSDRRKFLDDLMILRTPRLAGVRSDYDRIIKQRNSLLKTAQKAKFRPGGGGDALDGALSTLAVWDEHLAKTGAELLVERIRLVEALRPYLGKAYETVARGASRDDADIEYKPSLDLGGVLVEREPIEGTLLAEIERRRRDEVDRGVSLVGPHRDELLLTLGNGDVRLPVKGYASHGESWSFALAMKLASYDLLRSDGDDPILILDDVFAELDTQRREQLAELVAGAEQVLVTAAVPEDVPAALAGQRYDVADGEVTRHE is encoded by the coding sequence TTGCACGTCTCGCACCTCTCCCTGCACGACTTCCGGTCCTATGCGGCAGTCGATGTTGCCCTGCAACCGGGGGTCTGCGCCTTCATCGGGCGCAACGGTCAGGGCAAGACCAACCTGGTCGAGGCCATCGACTACCTCTCCCGGCTGGCCAGCCACCGGGTGGCCAGTGACGCCCCGATGATCCGGGCCGGCCGCGACCAGGCTGTGGTCCGTGCGGCGGTGGTGCGCGACGGCCGGACCGCCATCCTCGAGGTCGAGATGAACGCCGGCAAGGCCAACCGTGCGCGGATCAACCGCTCCCCGCTGCCCCGGGCCCGAGAGATCATCGGCCTGATCCGCACGGTGGTCTTCTCCCCCGAGGACCTGACCCTGGTCAAGGGCGACCCGTCGGACCGGCGCAAGTTCCTCGACGACCTGATGATCCTGCGTACGCCGCGCCTGGCCGGGGTCCGCTCCGACTACGACCGGATCATCAAGCAGCGCAACTCACTGCTCAAGACCGCGCAGAAGGCGAAGTTCCGTCCCGGCGGTGGCGGCGACGCCCTCGACGGTGCGCTGTCCACCCTGGCGGTGTGGGACGAGCACCTGGCCAAGACCGGCGCCGAGCTCCTGGTCGAGCGGATCCGCCTGGTCGAGGCGCTGCGCCCCTATCTCGGCAAGGCCTACGAGACGGTCGCACGCGGAGCCAGCCGCGACGATGCCGACATCGAGTACAAGCCCTCCCTCGACCTGGGTGGCGTGCTCGTCGAGCGCGAGCCGATCGAGGGCACCCTGCTGGCCGAGATCGAACGCCGGCGCAGGGACGAGGTCGACCGCGGGGTCTCCCTGGTCGGGCCGCACCGTGACGAGCTGCTGCTCACGCTGGGGAACGGCGACGTACGCCTGCCGGTGAAGGGTTATGCCTCCCACGGTGAGTCGTGGTCGTTCGCGCTGGCGATGAAGCTGGCCTCCTACGACCTGTTGCGCAGCGACGGCGACGACCCGATCCTGATCCTCGACGACGTCTTCGCCGAGCTCGACACCCAGCGCCGCGAGCAGCTGGCCGAGCTGGTCGCCGGCGCCGAGCAGGTGCTGGTGACGGCCGCGGTTCCCGAGGACGTCCCTGCGGCGCTGGCCGGGCAGCGGTACGACGTGGCCGACGGGGAGGTGACCAGGCATGAGTGA
- a CDS encoding DUF721 domain-containing protein — MSEPEDPDLEGPALEDQEPESEAPDEAVDFWADPNHDDTGLDLARSIAKATASSSLNAPRRKPGRKRAPQGHGGRPKKSGAHPDERDPQTLDITLGRLVTDHGWALDLKVHGVFGRWPEIVGEEVAQHCTPITFDDGKLSVQTDSTAWATQLRLLAPTVVRRLNEELGHGSVTVIEVIGPNLPTWKKGRFRTRGGQGPRDTYG; from the coding sequence ATGAGTGAGCCGGAGGATCCAGATCTTGAGGGTCCGGCGCTCGAGGACCAGGAGCCTGAGTCCGAAGCCCCCGACGAGGCTGTGGACTTCTGGGCCGACCCCAACCATGACGACACCGGCCTCGACCTGGCCCGCTCCATCGCCAAGGCCACCGCGAGCTCGTCGCTGAACGCCCCGCGCCGCAAGCCCGGTCGCAAGCGCGCGCCCCAGGGGCACGGCGGACGGCCGAAGAAGTCCGGTGCCCATCCCGACGAGCGCGACCCGCAGACCCTCGACATCACCCTCGGCCGGCTGGTGACCGACCACGGCTGGGCCCTCGACCTCAAGGTGCACGGCGTCTTCGGCCGCTGGCCCGAGATCGTCGGCGAGGAGGTCGCCCAGCACTGCACCCCGATCACGTTCGACGACGGCAAGCTGAGCGTCCAGACCGACTCGACCGCGTGGGCGACGCAGCTGCGCCTGCTCGCGCCGACCGTCGTACGCCGTCTCAACGAGGAGCTCGGGCACGGATCGGTGACGGTGATCGAGGTGATCGGTCCCAACCTGCCGACCTGGAAGAAGGGCCGGTTCCGCACCCGCGGTGGGCAGGGTCCGCGCGACACCTACGGGTGA